The sequence below is a genomic window from Sorangiineae bacterium MSr12523.
GATCGAACCGGCGGCTCGTTCGCCTCCTGGGAGGCCGCGCTCAAGTACTTTGCGGCGCTGGCCAAGGACGAACCGCTGATGCTCGTCCTCGACGAGGTCCCCTATCTCCTCGCATCGACTCCGGCATTCGCCAGCATCGTGCAAGTCGTCTGGGATCACCTGCCTTCGAAGAGCAAATTGATGCTGGTCCTCACCGGATCGGCCATTCGCGTCGTCGAAGATCTCATTGGCCCGGACGGCCCACTGCGTGGCCGGCCCACGCTCCCTCTCCGGCTCGAGCCGCTGGAGCCGCTCGCTGCGCGTTCCTTTTTGCCGCGCCTCTCGCCACCGGACTTTCTCCGCGCCTATGCGGCATGCGGCGGTTATCCATTGCACCTTCGGTCCTGGGACGCTGCGAAAAGCGTGGAGCACAACCTGCTCACGCACGCGTACGACTCCGCGGGGCTTTTGACCCTCGACGCCGAGGCCATGCTCATCGAGCAGACCTCCGCCAGCGTCGGCTATGCGCGCATCCTCGCGGCCATCGGGCGCGGGCGCACGCGCTATTCGGATATCGCCTCCGACGCTGGCCAGCGCGTCGAAATGCCGCTCGAGCAATTGGTGCGCGCGGGGCTCGTCCGCAAAGTCCTTCCCGTCGGGTCTCCAAAGGGCGCGAAACCGAATTACGCCATCGACGACGTTTATTTGGACTTTTGGTTCTCCTGCATCTACGCAAACCGCGCGGAAATCGCCTCGGGCCAAGGTCGCGCCGTCTTGCAGCGGGTCGAGCCCATTTGGCAAAGGCATCTCGGCGCGGTCTTCGAGGACCTGGCCCGCCACCACGCGCGCCGGCTCGTCGAGAAAGGCGAACTCCCCGAAGACCTGGTCGTCGGCCGCTGGTGGTCCGTGAGGGGCCCGCAATGTGAGGTCGACGTGCTTGGCCTTCAGGGAAGCCGCACTGCCCTAATCGGTGAAGCCCGATGGCAGGAACGCCCGCTCGACATCGCCGACCGCGTGCGCCTCGAGCAGAAGCTTGCGTCCGTCCCAAGCCCGGTCGGCGAACCCGTTTATGCCCTTTGGGGACGCGCCGGCGGCACGGCCGCGCTCAAGAAAAGCGGTACCTTGGTCTTCGGCCTGAAAGAGATGCTCCAAAAACCGAGCCCTTGACGCCGCCGGCATGGAGCCGTCGAACTTCGACAGGTCCGGGAGTTCTCTGCCCGCTCCCGCTCCCGAATTCTTCGTGCAAGTTCTTACAGAGGGCGACCAGCACCTTCCGCAATGTTGTTCACGATGGAGAGCGACGCTCGAGTGGGTTGGTCGGCAAGATGTCCGCGACCTCGAGGCAGATGCTCGACAACATCGTCGGCGAGATCAAAGAATTCGAGCGCCAGCTGATGGACATCGAGCTTCTCGTGGTCAAACGGCATTGGCGATGATTTCGGGAGCGGGAGCGGGCAGAACGAGGCCGCTGGCGAGCGGCCCCATAATCATACGCTGATTTGACCGTCCTCACGTCGATGGACGAGGCGATCCGCCGCCATCGCGTTTGCCTTGGGTCCAGGCGATGAGCCGCTCGGGCGTGCCTGCGTTCACCACCCGGTCCGGATCGACCCACGCGCGCTCCGCATTCAAGGACGCATAACGCACGCGCTCCAATTCGTCCGCGTGGTGGGCATCGCTCGTGAGCACGAATTGGATGTCCCGCCCGCGCGCCCGCCGCAGCGCCTCGACGGACATATCGAGGCGGGGCAGGGCACCGTTCACCTCCAGCGCGGTGCCCGTCTTTTCCGCGGTCTCCAGAATCGCATCCAGATCCAGCTCGATGGGCGGCCGCCCGCCGATCATGCGCGCCGACAGGTGCCCGATCATGCGCACCGTCGGATCCTGCATCGCCGTCACGATGCGCTTCGTTTGCGCGGCGCGATCCAGTTCGAAATGGTCGTGCACCGACGCCAGGCAGAAATCGAAACCCCGCCGGAACTCCAAATCGTAATCCAGCTCGCCATTGGGCCCGATGTTCAGCTCCACGCCGTGGAGCAGCTTCAGCGAATCGCCGAGCTCCGCCTGCATCGCGCGGATCTTCGCGCGCTGCTCCAAAAAGGCTTCGCGCCCCACACCGGACAGCGTCCCTTCGGCATGATCGGTCAACGCCAGCACGCGGTATCCGCGCGCCTTGGCGGCTGCCACCACGTCCTCGATCGACGAACGGCCATCGCCCGACACCGTCGTGTGCACGTGAAAATCGCCAATGACCCTTCCCATGGGTCGCGGCAAGGCGCCCGTTTCCGCGGCCTCGATCTCGCCGGCATCCTCGCGCAGCATGGGCGGAATGAAGCGCAGGCCCAGCGCCGCATAGATCTGTTCCTCGGTTTCGCTGGCGACGACCTTGCCGCCGTCGAGCTCCGACAGCGCATACTCGTTGAGCGTCCAGCCCCGTGCGAGGGCGCGCTGGCGCAGCTTGATGTTGTGCCCCTTCGAGCCGGTGAAGTACATGAGCGCGGCGCCCAGCTGGTGCTGCGCGACCACCCGGAGATCCACCTGCGTTCCGCGCTTGGTGACCACGCTCGTCTTCGAGTCGCCTTGGACGAGCACGCGCTCGACGAGGTTCATCGACACGAAGGCCTCCATGACCCGCGCCGGATCTCCGCCCGCGACCATGATGTCCACATCGCCCACCGTCTCGCAAAAGCGGCGCAGCGATCCGCAGTACGACGCATGCGTCACCCCGGGCAACTCGAGCATGCGCGCCACCACGCGGTTGGCCAGCGGCAGCGCCACCGAAATGGGCGTGCGCGACGTCGTCCCTTGCTGCTCGAGCCGCGCCAACGAAGCTGCCAGCTTCTCCTCGGACTTCGCCCCGAAGCCCTTGAGCCCGCGCAACTTCTGCGCCGCCAATGCCTCCCGCAGATCGTCGATGGACTGCACGCCGAGTTCGGCGCGCAGCCGCTTCACCGCCTTGGGCCCGAGCCCCTGGATGCGCAGCATCGCCACCACGCTCGGCGGGTGCTTCTGCCGCAGGGCCTCCAGCTTCTCCACCCTGCCGGTATCGATCAGCTCGCGGATCTTTTCCGCGGTGCTCTTGCCGATTCCCTCGATCTTCTGAAGGTCCTTCGCGGTGAGCTTTCCCAGATCGGTGGCCTGCGCCTCGATGGCATTGGCCGCGCTCTCATAGGCGCGTACCCGGAACGACTGCGGATCGCCCTCCTCGATCATCGTGAGCTCGGCGAGCTCGTGAAGCATGTCGAGGACGTCTTGCTTCGAATCGGACATGCCCACCTTGTAGCCCAAAACGAAGCGTGCTGCTCGAGGCCTTGACCCACGTATGATTGGCATCATATTACGTTCGTACTATGAAAGAAACGGCAAGGATTCCGAAGACCCAAGGGCACCTTCGTTGGATCGAAAAATTGGTTCGCGGTGAGGTTTCGCCACCGCCGTCGGCGAAGCTCCTCGGCTTTCGCGCCGTCCAAATCGAAGTGGGGCGTGCGGTCTTCGAGTTGGACGTGGGCGCTCAGCACGCGAGCGTCATAGGAACGATGCACGGCGGCATTCTTTGCGACTTGGGCGACGCCGCCATGGGCTTGGCGATGTCCTCGACCCTCGAGGACGACGAGTCGTTCACCACCATCGAGCTCTCGGCGAAGTACTTCAAACCGGTCTGGACGGGGCGCCTCACCGCGGTCGGTCGCGTGAGCAAACGCACGCGGAAGCTGGGCGCGCTCGAGGCCGACGTCACCGATGAAAGCGGGAGCCTCGTGGGCAAGCTTTCGAGCACCTGCCTGGTGCTGCGTGGTGAGGAGGCCAAGGGCCGATGAGCGCTGCGACGTCGACGACCGAGGTGCCGTCCACGGAAGCCGTGAGGGAAGCACTGGCGGAAACCGCGCCGCCGCGCAAACGGCGAACCCCGAGGCTCCTTGCCGCGTTGGGCACCGTGGCGCTGGTGGGGGCGGGCAGCTGGTATGCGCTGACCGCGGGGCGTGAGAACACGGACGATGCGCAGGTGGAAGGCCGCGTGATGAACGTGTCCGCACGCGTGCCGGGCCAAGTGTTGCACGTGCGGGTGAGCGACAATCAAACGGTGAACGCGGGCGATGTGCTCATCGAGCTCGATCCCGCGGACTACCAGGCCAAGGTCGATGCGGCGCGCGCCGATGTGGTGGCTGCACGCGCGCAGGCCGAGGGTGCGCGTGCGTCGCTGGCCCTCATCGAGAAGACGGCCCCGGCCAACGTCGTGCAGGCCAAGGGCGGGATGACCGCGGCCACGTCCTCGATGGCGTCGGCGCAAGCCGCCATTGCCGAGGCCAAGGCCGATTACGCGGCCGCGGCGTCGCGCAAGTCGCTGGCCGAGCTCAATTTGAAGCGATCGCGCGCCCTGCTGGAGCAAAAGGCCGTTCCGCAGCTGGATCTCGATTCTCGGCAAACGGAGTTCGACAATGCGAGCGCGCAGCTCGATCAGGCGCGCGCACGGCAGTTGGCCGCCGAGGCCTCGCTGGCCAGCTCGAACGGCGGCGTGGTGCTTGCGAAAGGCCGTCTCACCGCGGCGGATACCTCGATGGAGCAGGTGGCCTCCGCCCGGGCGGCGCTGGCACTCGCGGAGGCGAAGGTGGAGCAGGCCGAGTCCGCGCGCAAGCTGGCAGAGCTCAATTTGTCGTACACGACGTTGCGGGCTGCCCGCCGTGGTGTGGTGTCGCGGCGCACGGTCGAAGAAGGGCAGATGGTGAGCCCGGAGCGGCCTCTGTTCGCCGTCGTGCCGCTGGACGACGTGTGGGTCGTGGCGAACTTCAAGGAGGACCAACTCGCCGAGATGCGCCCTGGCCAGCCGGTGACCGTGCGCCTCGATACGTACGGCCGTCGCGATTTCCAGGCCCGTGTCGACAGCATCGCCGGCGGAACCGGCGCGCGGTTTGCGCTCCTTCCGCCGGACAACGCGACGGGGAACTTCGTCAAGGTCGTGCAGCGCGTCCCGGTGCTCGTGCGCTTCGATGGGCCGCTGGACGTGGAGCTCCGTCCGGGCATGAGCGCCGATGTCACCGTTCGAACGAG
It includes:
- a CDS encoding HlyD family secretion protein, producing MSAATSTTEVPSTEAVREALAETAPPRKRRTPRLLAALGTVALVGAGSWYALTAGRENTDDAQVEGRVMNVSARVPGQVLHVRVSDNQTVNAGDVLIELDPADYQAKVDAARADVVAARAQAEGARASLALIEKTAPANVVQAKGGMTAATSSMASAQAAIAEAKADYAAAASRKSLAELNLKRSRALLEQKAVPQLDLDSRQTEFDNASAQLDQARARQLAAEASLASSNGGVVLAKGRLTAADTSMEQVASARAALALAEAKVEQAESARKLAELNLSYTTLRAARRGVVSRRTVEEGQMVSPERPLFAVVPLDDVWVVANFKEDQLAEMRPGQPVTVRLDTYGRRDFQARVDSIAGGTGARFALLPPDNATGNFVKVVQRVPVLVRFDGPLDVELRPGMSADVTVRTRAR
- a CDS encoding ATP-binding protein; this encodes MSLLGRARELERLRAAWKLAQRGRAQFALVWGKRRVGKTFLLSHFVQGRRAVFFGATEQSESVELGRLHDALRQSLGDHVADRTGGSFASWEAALKYFAALAKDEPLMLVLDEVPYLLASTPAFASIVQVVWDHLPSKSKLMLVLTGSAIRVVEDLIGPDGPLRGRPTLPLRLEPLEPLAARSFLPRLSPPDFLRAYAACGGYPLHLRSWDAAKSVEHNLLTHAYDSAGLLTLDAEAMLIEQTSASVGYARILAAIGRGRTRYSDIASDAGQRVEMPLEQLVRAGLVRKVLPVGSPKGAKPNYAIDDVYLDFWFSCIYANRAEIASGQGRAVLQRVEPIWQRHLGAVFEDLARHHARRLVEKGELPEDLVVGRWWSVRGPQCEVDVLGLQGSRTALIGEARWQERPLDIADRVRLEQKLASVPSPVGEPVYALWGRAGGTAALKKSGTLVFGLKEMLQKPSP
- a CDS encoding PaaI family thioesterase, producing the protein MKETARIPKTQGHLRWIEKLVRGEVSPPPSAKLLGFRAVQIEVGRAVFELDVGAQHASVIGTMHGGILCDLGDAAMGLAMSSTLEDDESFTTIELSAKYFKPVWTGRLTAVGRVSKRTRKLGALEADVTDESGSLVGKLSSTCLVLRGEEAKGR
- the polX gene encoding DNA polymerase/3'-5' exonuclease PolX, which codes for MSDSKQDVLDMLHELAELTMIEEGDPQSFRVRAYESAANAIEAQATDLGKLTAKDLQKIEGIGKSTAEKIRELIDTGRVEKLEALRQKHPPSVVAMLRIQGLGPKAVKRLRAELGVQSIDDLREALAAQKLRGLKGFGAKSEEKLAASLARLEQQGTTSRTPISVALPLANRVVARMLELPGVTHASYCGSLRRFCETVGDVDIMVAGGDPARVMEAFVSMNLVERVLVQGDSKTSVVTKRGTQVDLRVVAQHQLGAALMYFTGSKGHNIKLRQRALARGWTLNEYALSELDGGKVVASETEEQIYAALGLRFIPPMLREDAGEIEAAETGALPRPMGRVIGDFHVHTTVSGDGRSSIEDVVAAAKARGYRVLALTDHAEGTLSGVGREAFLEQRAKIRAMQAELGDSLKLLHGVELNIGPNGELDYDLEFRRGFDFCLASVHDHFELDRAAQTKRIVTAMQDPTVRMIGHLSARMIGGRPPIELDLDAILETAEKTGTALEVNGALPRLDMSVEALRRARGRDIQFVLTSDAHHADELERVRYASLNAERAWVDPDRVVNAGTPERLIAWTQGKRDGGGSPRPST